A stretch of the Nicotiana tabacum cultivar K326 chromosome 6, ASM71507v2, whole genome shotgun sequence genome encodes the following:
- the LOC107814385 gene encoding uncharacterized protein LOC107814385: MADNFVTAHGGDKKVEARVNDIFAVRQSPGEGLRNFLARFNRVRMSLPNVSKKMAVEAFHNGLNKNRSRATRKLLSRLMKYPPTTWEEIHNAYCAEVRVDEDDLNGPTQWLTSVQTESRKDPRNDGRRDQSGPHLNRERHQPYVRTTVPPSPRHAEGSSRPYTGTQRNKKGMHPLLSAHNFCVSLSEIVYALEKLGTKVKWPQKMKSDPNTRKSNVLCEFHQEWGHKTEDCIALWQEVVNKLNQGHLSEPMSDRGRANFSCGREQYKGPPKPPSPTHTIQMIISGGDETTINHVKFTTTHKLKQSITHERYDDLRDSIIINKSDTDCLTFPHFDSLVITLRISNYGVKE, from the coding sequence ATGGCTGACAATTTCGTCACCGCCCATGGAGGGGATAAAAAGGTGGAGGCCAGGGTGAATGATATATTCGCCGTTAGGCAATCTCCTGGCGAGGGACTCAGGAACTTCCTCGCCCGGTTTAACAGGGTGAGAATGAGCTTACCAAATGTATCAAAAAAGATGGCGGTGGAAGCTTTTCACAACGGGTTGAACAAGAACAGGTCGAGAGCAACGAGAAAGTTATTAAGCAGGCTCATGAAATATCCTCCCACCACTTGGGAAGAAATCCACAATGCCTACTGCGCCGAGGTAAGAGTCGATGAGGATGACCTTAACGGTCCGACCCAATGGTTGACATCAGTTCAAACTGAGTCGAGAAAAGATCCCCGTAATGATGGTCGAAGAGATCAGTCAGGCCCCCATCTCAATCGAGAAAGACATCAACCCTACGTCAGAACAACCGTCCCACCGTCTCCTCGACACGCGGAAGGGTCGTCTAGGCCATATACAGGGACTCAACGAAACAAAAAAGGTATGCATCCACTCTTATCTGCTCACAACTTTTGTGTTTCCctttcagaaatagtgtacgcactaGAAAAGCTTGGCACAAAGGTGaaatggccacaaaagatgaagtcCGACCCAAATACCCGAAAGTCGAATGTCCTTTGTGAATTTCACCAGGAGTGGGGACACAAAACTGAGGACTGCATAGCTCTATGGCAAGAGGTAGTAAACAAGCTGAACCAAGGGCACCTGAGTGAACCGATGAGCGACCGTGGACGGGCCAACTTCAGCTGCGGACGTGAACAATACAAGGGGCCTCCAAAGCCACCCTCCCCCACCCACACTATCCAAATGATCATCAGCGGAGGCGATGAAACAACGATCAACCATGTGAAGTTCACCACTACACACAAACTGAAGCAGTCGATCACTCACGAACGGTACGACGACCTCAGAGACAGTATCATCATCAATAAGTCAGATACCGACTGTTTGACATTCCCTCATTTCGATAGTCTTGTTATTACTTTACGTATTTCAAATTATGGCGTGAAAGAATAA